GTGTGACAACACGCTGTTCCTGCCATGTTGCACTAGTAGCAGTTGTATGAGCTACCGTTTTTTCTTCCACCTaatttgaaaaagagaaataataaggctaataaaaaactaaaatgATAATTGGGTTAATATGGTAATATTAATTGAACATAAATGTTGACCACATATTAATGACGACAATTTAACTTTGATCAAAATTATGACGATGGCAAACAACTTCGATAATTATCATCgtatgaagaagaaaacaaatttgttcTGTGTAAGGTTTTGAAAACTAATCGGGTTTCAGTTCTGAATttaaatgaggaaaaaaggaaaatgaagtCTCACTTACAAGTAGACGTAGAATCTCTGCATTTTTATTGGGCTCTCGCAAGATGCTAGTTTAAATTGCATGACCAACTATCAACactttattttacttcaaCAAACCTGGCTCGTTTTCTGGTTCTTTTCCAAGTCTTCGTGCATCGTTGCTGTACGGGTCGTAACAGCGGTTGCTGTCATATACGGTGATCTACCATCGTCAGCTGCTTCAGCCTAAGTACAACTACTGTCTTACAACGATTCTCAGCTAAAACGTTTATACCTATGCTAAACTAGGTTTGGCTCGGagataaatattaaattatactcCCACTCTACAGATAATAATCATCACTTAATGGGGAAAACTCTACTGTTTTCAATAAGTTAAAAATGAATGtctaaaaaatatcgacacAATGACAACAAACACTGAAACACATGCTGACAGGCTAGTATTGCAGTGGAAATAACATTGACATAGCAAGggaagaaaatttatatcaatgGTTTGCTACTAATAAATGATCACTGCAGGAATGCAGTTTGAAAAACGTCATGCATCTGTTGTAgataatgaaaacaaaaaaggaatATGTCACCTTGTTCACATGTGTAGATACAGTGACTTGGCCGGTACCTCCTGGCGTAAGGTCctctactttttcttcaatgttCTGTGTCACCCCTTCATGATCTTTGACAGCCGATTGTTTAGTTGTAGTTTTAACAATTGTTGGTGTGGTCGGAATTGAGGTCTTCTTCAAAGCGGGAATATTGATCTTGGCAGCACCACGCAACTCCCTAATAACGTCACCTTTTCCCTCTCCGTACTGATCCAAATCATCATCGCTGTCATCTCCAGAGCCACTTTCATATGCTCCGCCTGATGTTGGGTAGATCTTGGCGTCTTTACCGAAAGAGCTCATTCCACTGAATTTCTTATACCGTGGATCGTCATAAAAGCCTTGATTAACTGCACTGACCAAATTCGCAATATTTTCTTCTGACTGAGCATTCGGTTCGATCGTAACAAGGACGGTTTTGTACATAAACGTTAGATTATCTTTACTATCCAGCTTGCCATCACTGGAGTAAATTAAACCATCCTTGACATAGCTTCCGTCATTGACAAACAACGTTCCGTCAAGGGGTTTACCGTTCTTTCCATAAATTACACCAGCAACAACTTTACAACCTTCTGGACCAAACGGATTTTGCGTCAGCGGCTTTCCGTTCTTTGCATATACTATGCCTTCGCGAACATAGCTACCCTCTGGTCCAGTTTCCCGATCATTCAACGGCTTTCcattttcgctgaaaattACTCCTTCCCTTATGAAAATACTGTCAGGACCATAGTATCGAGCAGTCAAAGGTTTGCCATCTGTGCCGTAGACCTTTCCATCCTTGACAACGTTTCCGTCGTTATCGAAAGGACTATCCTTCAAAACCTTTCCATCCTTGTTACAGACGAGTCCACGTTTCACAAATGTGATAGTGACGATCCTCGACTCTTTAGTGAGTGGTTTACCATCTTTTGCAAAGatttttcctccttttatTGTGTTGCCATCATTATCAAAGGTCCCAGATGCCAACGGTTTCCCATCTCTTCCATAAATCACACCATCGACTACCTTGAAGCCGTACGGACCATATGAGTCAGTTGTAAGCGCTTTGCCACTGATATTATAGATTTTACCATCGTCTATATACGTATGCTGATCTTCGTCCGCACCAACATCCTGATCTAAAGGTTTTCCATCCTTGGAACAGATAACTCCATTTTTGATGTAGCTACCATCGCTTCCGAATGAAGACTGACTCAAAGGCTTGCCTGCCTTGTCATATATTTTACCATCTTTAACATAACTGCCGTCCGTGCCAAAAGGTCCATGAACAAGCGGTTTACCATTCTTGTCGCAGACCAAGCCTCGCTTAACAACGGTGATCGTAATAACGGTGAATTTCTTGAACAGAGGCTTTCCGTCGCTGCCGTAAACTTTTCCATCCTTGATTACCGCATCGGATCCAAATGTACCTTGCTTTAGTGgctggaaatttttatctacCACAATCCCATCGACTACTCTGTAACTTTCCGGTCCATACTTTTCTTGGTTCAACAGAAGTCCGTTAGATCCGAATATTTTACCATCTTCAATGTACGAGGTTTCGTCAGAAATTGGGTCCTGATCCATAACTTGACCATTGCTAGCGTAAATCAGTCCATCTTTGATGAAACCACCATCGTTTCCAAATATCTCTTGGTTCAATGGCTTACCACTTTTGTCGTAAATTTTACCATCTTTGATGAAGCTGCCATCTGTTCCAAATGGTGCTTGCAATACAGGTTTACCATCTTTGTCACAAACAAGACCCTTGCGTACCAAAGTAATAGAGATAACGGTATATTTTTTGTCCAACGGCTTCCCAGTTGGCGCGTAGATAAGTCCATCTTTAACCAGGTTGCCCTCTGCGTCAAATTGAATGTTCTTTATCGGAGTACCAGCCTTATCAACTACTACTCCGTCAATAACTTTTAAGCCTTCCGGACCAAATGCTTCTTGTGTGAGCGGCTGTCCAGTAGCGGCGTATACTCTTCCGCTCTTGATGAAACTCGTCTCTGCAATAAGTGGCCCCTTTTCTAAAGGTTTACCATTCTTGCCATAAATTAAACCATCTTTAATGAAGCTACCATCTGATCCATATACACTTTGATTGAGAGGATGTCCATTAgaatcataaatttttcccTTCTTGATGAAACTGCCTTCAGAATCGAATATCCCAGATTCCAAGGGGTTTCCGTCTTTATCACAGACCAAACCGTAGCGCACTAACGTGACAGTGATGATTGTTTGTCTTTTATTCAAAGGCTTACCATCGGCACCGTATATCAAACCATTTTGTATTGTGCTACCGTCGTTTCCAAAGGTTCCACGATGCAGAGGTTTCTTATCCTTTCCATAGATGAATCCGTTCTCTATGGAGTTTCCTTCCGGTCCAAAGGAACTGTGGTTCAATGGTTTGCCATCCTTGCCGTACAGTCTACCTTCCTCAACGTAACTACCAGCTGGGAGTTCAGCACCAGAGTTCAAAAGCTGTCCACCCCAGCCATAGATTAAGCCATCTCGTATGTAGCTGCCATCACACTTGAATGCACCTTCCTTCAAAGGATTCTCGCGTTTATCATAAACCACGCCACTCTGAATATAACAACCATCTGGTACTAGAGAGCCCTGATTTTTGGGATTTCCGTCCGCGTCAACGATTTTACCGTCTTTGATGGCCATATTGTCAGGGCCTTTATCGTCTTGGTTCACTGGCCTGCCATCTCTGTCAACGACCAAACCGTTCTTGATTCTGTTGCCGCCGGGTCCAAAGACACCGTCAGCGACGATTTTGCCGTCTTTTCCATGAATCAAACCAGCTGCGACGTACGAACCGTCGGAGCCAAAGGTATCCTTATCAAGAGGTTTACCTGTAGACTCAAAAATCACACCATTTGCGATGAAACTATCATCTGGAAGGGCTGAGCTAAGATTCAACGGCTTGCCATCTTTTCCGTAAACTCGGCCATCTCGAATATGACTTCCATCGGGCTTGAAGAACGCTGCCTTCATCAGCTTTCCGTCCTTGTTATAAATCAAACCGTCCTTTATGCTTGCGCCCTCGGGAACTAGAGAATCCTGATTCAGAGGTTTACCATTCTTAGCATAAATTAGACCCTTCTTGATGTAGCTTCCGTTAGGCGCAAACGTTTCGTTCTTGGCAGGTTTGCCATCTCTTCCAAGAACCATTCCATCCTTGATTGTAAGTCCATCTGGTCCCAGAAAACCTTCGGCTAAGACACCTCCGTCACTACCGTGTACTACTCCATCCTTAATAACTACGTTGTCAGGCTTGAATAAGCTTTGATTCAAAAGTTTTCCTTCTTTGGTGTTGATTACCCCTTCCTTGACAAAAGCACCAGGGGCAATCAAGGGAATTTGACTCAATGGTCTTCCGTCTCGTCCATAAATCACACCGTCTTTAACAAAACTGCCATCAGGCTTGTAAAATGCATGTTTGATAGCTTTGCCATCTTTGCCGACAACTTTACCATCCTTCAAGTGAGCGCCATTAGGAAGCAGCGATCCTTGGCTGAGCAAGTTGCCATCTTTTCCATGCACTATCCCGTCTTTTATTACCGATCCATCCGAGCTGAAAGATTCGCTTTTAACAGGCTTGCCATCTTTCGAGTAAACTTTTCCGTCTCGTATTAAGTGTCCATCGGGACCCAGTTGGCCAGTACTCAACGGTTTTCCGTCACGATCGTAGAAGAGGCCCTCGCTGATGAAAGTTGAGTCGGGAAGCAAAGCAATTTGACTCAGAGGTTTGCCATCCTTTCCATGCACAGCACCTGAGACTATGTAGTCGCCATCTGTGCCAAACGAGCCTTGAGTCAACGGTTTTCCATCCCGACTAAATATCAGTCCATCTTTTATGTAATCTCCGTCTTTTCCAAGAGATTCATAACCGAGAGGCTTACCGTTCTTGGACACTACTTTGCCGTCTTTGACTAAAGTGTAGCCTGGTCCCAGGGCCCGATCATTGACTGCCTCTCCGCTTGGCTCATAGATGATTCCATTTCTTACAGCATTTCCGTTAATGCCCAATGTTTCTTGGTACAGAGGCTTGCCATCTTTGCCTGTTACTAATCCATTGGCAACGTGTGTGCCATGGGGACCAAAATCGGATTTCTTTATCGGATTGCCGTCTTTCCCGAGAACTTTGCCGTTGATGATTGTACTGCCATCTGGGCCCAGTGTACTCTGATCCAAGGTTTTGCCTTCctttgtataaattataccaCCAATGACTTTGGAACCATCTGGTAAAGGTAATATCCTGTAGTTGGGTTTGCTTTCCACCGAACTGGGTATTATGACACCAGGTTGAACGGCAGCTCTTTGATTCTGCAATTCACCGCTGATAAAAGCACTCGAAGCTTGTTTTCCATCATCTGGAGAAAGAGTTGCTGCTTTCTGCTGTTCTTTCAGTCCAGCAGATTCCACATAGTTCAATCCCGGTGTACGTAAGCCTGCCGGTGTTTTGTTGGCGTCTGTTTCTTTGGTTTTTCGTTTCTCAGCTGTTTCAGCaactttcttctcttctccagGAGCATAGTTGAATGCTAGGCCAGTGGCTTTTCTACCAGCTGACGTGGGTGATTGTTGATCCGATGGATCCTGAGAAGAAGGTTTGTCTTCGTACGAAAAGCCTCGtgtcttaaaattttttctagttGGCGAAGTTTCATCTTCAACATAATCGTATGGTTTTGTGTATCCTGGAAGTTGCGGAGAGCCAGGAGATCCTGTTTTGTCATCTTTTGATTCAGAGTCATCTTTTTCAATTGACTCGTCAAGGTCTTTTCcctttttatcttttttctgCTTGGAATCTTTGTCCTTCTTGCCAAACAGGAAACCACCGACAGGACTCTtggataataaataaaaacatgcgatacaaaaatatgtaaatactATCCATACTTACTACAACATATTATACCCTTAAATGTCGAATACATTGGCAAAGCATTTCACAACATTCTTACTCTAGCGATACTGATTTGAATTCAaatgtggaatttttttatttatatttttacggaCAATTTCTTACACCACAaacaataatatacattatacaaacaaaaaaatctccatttcatgattttctttcttatatCTATGAAGAGGTAAACTCCGAATAGCAACGAGAATAATCGCGACATCAGCCGAAAGTAAGCAAGTTTGTAATTAGTTTTAAAGGACGCTATTGTGCAACCAAATAGTTTGAACCATTTGTAGTTTATGTTCAAAGCGCGGTAAGTCTTCCTGTCACCGACCTACAGCCAAAATTCCCAGGGTAACTTGCAGTTGAGAACTGCTCATCATACCCCCTGAGAAGCCTGTCCGGAACATGGAAATTAAAACTACCAACAAGTTCAACATAGTCAACcatgttgttgaaaattttaaaaagcaaAATAGCGTCGGTGTAAAAGCAAAGTAAAGCTCCTGTAGTGCTTTATCTCTAACACATAGCAGATGAGCGTTAAAATTGAGGCGACTATCAAACAGTTCCCTGCAATCTTTGACAACAACAACACGGGTCAATGGTAAGTCGTCAAGTAAATAATCCGTATTAAAACCCTCCggcctaaaaaaaaaaaagatgtgacCGATGACTTCTCACATTGAAACTAAGCTCATTAGCACTACACCAATGAGAGATGCCGTTAAGATTGCTCTAGAGTCGGACGGTAACTATTTGTGAATTGTTAGTTTAACAAATTTTGAGGTCGTcggttaaatttaaatttaaatctcCTGCCCAATatcattaataaaaattaaaaacagcAGCGGCCTTAGATGGGATCCTGGGGTACACCCGATTGCACGAGACTTTGACTTGATAcagagtttttaatttttacgtgCTGAGACGTTAGTAAGACATGACCCAATCCAGTGTAACAAAGAGCCTCCACCGCCATAAgtgtaattattaaataatccTTAGAATAGTATTTCTCGTAGGTAtacaaataattcgaaaatatgtTTGGACTGTTTCTATCCATGGTAGTAAATGGAAAAGGAATCAGTGTGAAATATGCTCTGCCaaggtatgtatatgtataatacattaaacaaaatttacattcaCCAGTATTTTCTGAATACCTAGTTTCTACCGGATCTAGCGAGTTAGTGTCAGCGCTAAATGCTGGTGTTCCAACATACAAATCTGAATAGGAGGAATGAAAATCTATCGAATGTGTATTTCAACTATAATAATCTAACTCTGAcggaaattaatgaaactGCATGCGAGTTACTGTGACAAGACGTACTTTGTGATGAATTACATTCAACATAATAACATCCACTTGACCATTTCTTTGAAATATCGTTAATAAGGTATGGTCGTTTGATTTTAAACGCATTTCAAATCTTATCAGTTTGCTATACAATTATCCCAAATTTATTCTCTCTCTACTTCCTTACAGCGATATCATATCACTCTATCAAAATTCTATTTGCTCGTTACTCCGTAAGAAACTTACcttgattttttccttcttttccttGTCGCGTTTTTCGGGtgtttccttctctttttttttaggcTCCTTTTTAGTAGGTGACTTTTCGCTGCTAGTGTCAAGCAGTGCACTTTCGTTTATTAAGTCAGAGTTATTCAAGTCGTTGcggttttctttctcattttcattctgcttgtccttcttcttcttggaCAAGCCGCCAGGAGGAAGAACCGCGATACCCCCAATTGGTTTCTACAATTAGAGCGACACAATCACAGAGGACATCATGCAATAAGCTGTACTAATTTTACTCTAAGCTTGGTAGCACTATAGGATATTCTCTTGCCATTTCGTAATTTCGTGCTAATTCAGTTGCGatagaaaagatttttttaagcAACACCTGTAATGAAGTATCAACAAATTTTggattatacaatatacatgtatgtatgaacACACGATTATGTACATCTAAATAGAATTAAATAATCGGTTCCAAATTTTATACCTGTGTGTGCATCACACATGCGTGCGCATACCTGAAAAGTGGATCTAAAAGAAATATGATAAAAGTACCAGACAGCAAGCTGGGTAAGTATGACAATGTTACGTTGAAAGTTGGCCAACGCTGTaaggaaatagaaatttataaGCATGCATAAATAAATCGACAGACACCAAATAATTACATGTAAGCACATCAATAATACATagacgtatatacatatatgtatgcacaATAATGAGGTAGTGCAATGATGAGGCGATTATGGTTTTTTATACCTTTTTCCCACCTTCAGCGTCGTACTCTCCTTCCAGACTGCTGTTACTGCTGGCTGAAGTGGTTCCAGCACTTGTCTTTCGTGTTAGCTATCGGTGTTAGTTACGTGTCAGTTATTTATCATGACTAAGGTTCTAGAGACGGGGCAGGTTTGATTAGAAATCAATATTACTAATTTGCTATTTAGAAGTGGAAATTGGAATAACTTTTGATCTATTCGCTATTttctcttattgttagtgaaTTTGGCTCAATTGCAGCCACAATGAAGCTTATTCATATAGTTGCGAACAAAACTAAACGTAATAAATCCTGCCCTGAAATCTGTAGGacctttttttaaatgatCGAGTTGTGAATGGGAATGGGGTTTCATTTGAGGTTCGAAGTAATATGTTTGTTACAATGAAGTTGGAACTGTAATATGATGCttatatttgtatttataGGTAGGATGTAGTGTTTATTCTAAGACGGCACAGCTGTGTTGGAAAAAAGGAGATGATCAATGAGcgtaaaaataactttcaagaTTTAAGtatttgattgtaaaaatatgtatatatactttGTATTCTGAGCATAAATTGATTGTATTACTGTATCTACCTTAAAAGTTTTCTAACTTCAAGTTCTACCATTTGTAGAAATTCATTTGAAAGTTGATGCTCACGAAATTCCCTTTCCTACGATTACAAACAATGAATATCGAAAACAGATCCATTGAATAACGTTTTCAAAATAACCGAAATAAGAGGAATCCTAAGAAATGTGCCAgcaaaaatcatttcacgGAGAAGTAACTTCTCATGCTGAGGAATGATGTGTGCAAATTTTGTGCATTTAGTGTTTACTAACTCCTTACTATTTTGAACATGACAGTTAGTTGACCAATGAGT
The Neodiprion lecontei isolate iyNeoLeco1 chromosome 3, iyNeoLeco1.1, whole genome shotgun sequence DNA segment above includes these coding regions:
- the LOC107223981 gene encoding mesocentin isoform X2, producing MPEEPKSGGSVAEASAAENGTRTSSPSKSPSNKGKTVLARITLLDGTVKDFPIERKARGQELLDKICQSMNLLEKDYFGLIYADRHDPRNWLDLDKRIGKFIKNEPWKFNFEVKFYPPDPAQLQEDITRYQLCLQIRNDIVTGRLPCSFVTHALLGSYLVQSEVGDYDPDEHKRTYLNEFKFAPNQTPELVEKVMDLHKTHKGQTPAEAELHYLENAKKLAMYGVDLHPAKDSEGVDIMLGVCSSGLLVHRDRLRINRFAWPKILKISYKRHNFYIKIRPGEFEQFESTIGFKLANHRAAKKLWKVCVEHHTFFRLMSPEPTQKLGLFPRLGSRFRYSGRTHYETKKTPIERQPPQFERSLSGRRLTSRSMDALGGPRPVETYGSEPSKRHTMMSYEPETIPDLEYIEQRPSPIKKKKEKKPIGGIAVLPPGGLSKKKKDKQNENEKENRNDLNNSDLINESALLDTSSEKSPTKKEPKKKEKETPEKRDKEKKEKIKSPVGGFLFGKKDKDSKQKKDKKGKDLDESIEKDDSESKDDKTGSPGSPQLPGYTKPYDYVEDETSPTRKNFKTRGFSYEDKPSSQDPSDQQSPTSAGRKATGLAFNYAPGEEKKVAETAEKRKTKETDANKTPAGLRTPGLNYVESAGLKEQQKAATLSPDDGKQASSAFISGELQNQRAAVQPGVIIPSSVESKPNYRILPLPDGSKVIGGIIYTKEGKTLDQSTLGPDGSTIINGKVLGKDGNPIKKSDFGPHGTHVANGLVTGKDGKPLYQETLGINGNAVRNGIIYEPSGEAVNDRALGPGYTLVKDGKVVSKNGKPLGYESLGKDGDYIKDGLIFSRDGKPLTQGSFGTDGDYIVSGAVHGKDGKPLSQIALLPDSTFISEGLFYDRDGKPLSTGQLGPDGHLIRDGKVYSKDGKPVKSESFSSDGSVIKDGIVHGKDGNLLSQGSLLPNGAHLKDGKVVGKDGKAIKHAFYKPDGSFVKDGVIYGRDGRPLSQIPLIAPGAFVKEGVINTKEGKLLNQSLFKPDNVVIKDGVVHGSDGGVLAEGFLGPDGLTIKDGMVLGRDGKPAKNETFAPNGSYIKKGLIYAKNGKPLNQDSLVPEGASIKDGLIYNKDGKLMKAAFFKPDGSHIRDGRVYGKDGKPLNLSSALPDDSFIANGVIFESTGKPLDKDTFGSDGSYVAAGLIHGKDGKIVADGVFGPGGNRIKNGLVVDRDGRPVNQDDKGPDNMAIKDGKIVDADGNPKNQGSLVPDGCYIQSGVVYDKRENPLKEGAFKCDGSYIRDGLIYGWGGQLLNSGAELPAGSYVEEGRLYGKDGKPLNHSSFGPEGNSIENGFIYGKDKKPLHRGTFGNDGSTIQNGLIYGADGKPLNKRQTIITVTLVRYGLVCDKDGNPLESGIFDSEGSFIKKGKIYDSNGHPLNQSVYGSDGSFIKDGLIYGKNGKPLEKGPLIAETSFIKSGRVYAATGQPLTQEAFGPEGLKVIDGVVVDKAGTPIKNIQFDAEGNLVKDGLIYAPTGKPLDKKYTVISITLVRKGLVCDKDGKPVLQAPFGTDGSFIKDGKIYDKSGKPLNQEIFGNDGGFIKDGLIYASNGQVMDQDPISDETSYIEDGKIFGSNGLLLNQEKYGPESYRVVDGIVVDKNFQPLKQGTFGSDAVIKDGKVYGSDGKPLFKKFTVITITVVKRGLVCDKNGKPLVHGPFGTDGSYVKDGKIYDKAGKPLSQSSFGSDGSYIKNGVICSKDGKPLDQDVGADEDQHTYIDDGKIYNISGKALTTDSYGPYGFKVVDGVIYGRDGKPLASGTFDNDGNTIKGGKIFAKDGKPLTKESRIVTITFVKRGLVCNKDGKVLKDSPFDNDGNVVKDGKVYGTDGKPLTARYYGPDSIFIREGVIFSENGKPLNDRETGPEGSYVREGIVYAKNGKPLTQNPFGPEGCKVVAGVIYGKNGKPLDGTLFVNDGSYVKDGLIYSSDGKLDSKDNLTFMYKTVLVTIEPNAQSEENIANLVSAVNQGFYDDPRYKKFSGMSSFGKDAKIYPTSGGAYESGSGDDSDDDLDQYGEGKGDVIRELRGAAKINIPALKKTSIPTTPTIVKTTTKQSAVKDHEGVTQNIEEKVEDLTPGGTGQVTVSTHVNKAEAADDGRSPYMTATAVTTRTATMHEDLEKNQKTSQVEEKTVAHTTATSATWQEQRVVTQEVRTTSHVLSGEQLSSRRHSTSSSSSGDSGTPIDFEDDQQAIYNQYYQGDQAGIVATETHVYTGEPDNNVTTTTTVPLVATESRKVALESEDGNYSATGEIVSSQTISSKTRTVETITYKTEKDGVVETRVEQKITIQSDGDPIDHDKALAEAIQEATDMNPDMTVEKIEIQQQTAQ
- the LOC107223981 gene encoding mesocentin isoform X4; its protein translation is MPEEPKSGGSVAEASAAENGTRTSSPSKSPSNKGKTVLARITLLDGTVKDFPIERKARGQELLDKICQSMNLLEKDYFGLIYADRHDPRNWLDLDKRIGKFIKNEPWKFNFEVKFYPPDPAQLQEDITRYQLCLQIRNDIVTGRLPCSFVTHALLGSYLVQSEVGDYDPDEHKRTYLNEFKFAPNQTPELVEKVMDLHKTHKGQTPAEAELHYLENAKKLAMYGVDLHPAKDSEGVDIMLGVCSSGLLVHRDRLRINRFAWPKILKISYKRHNFYIKIRPGEFEQFESTIGFKLANHRAAKKLWKVCVEHHTFFRLMSPEPTQKLGLFPRLGSRFRYSGRTHYETKKTPIERQPPQFERSLSGRRLTSRSMDALGGPRPVETYGSEPSKRHTMMSYEPETIPDLEYIEQRPSPIKKKKEKLTRKTSAGTTSASSNSSLEGEYDAEGGKKKPIGGIAVLPPGGLSKKKKDKQNENEKENRNDLNNSDLINESALLDTSSEKSPTKKEPKKKEKETPEKRDKEKKEKIKSPVGGFLFGKKDKDSKQKKDKKGKDLDESIEKDDSESKDDKTGSPGSPQLPGYTKPYDYVEDETSPTRKNFKTRGFSYEDKPSSQDPSDQQSPTSAGRKATGLAFNYAPGEEKKVAETAEKRKTKETDANKTPAGLRTPGLNYVESAGLKEQQKAATLSPDDGKQASSAFISGELQNQRAAVQPGVIIPSSVESKPNYRILPLPDGSKVIGGIIYTKEGKTLDQSTLGPDGSTIINGKVLGKDGNPIKKSDFGPHGTHVANGLVTGKDGKPLYQETLGINGNAVRNGIIYEPSGEAVNDRALGPGYTLVKDGKVVSKNGKPLGYESLGKDGDYIKDGLIFSRDGKPLTQGSFGTDGDYIVSGAVHGKDGKPLSQIALLPDSTFISEGLFYDRDGKPLSTGQLGPDGHLIRDGKVYSKDGKPVKSESFSSDGSVIKDGIVHGKDGNLLSQGSLLPNGAHLKDGKVVGKDGKAIKHAFYKPDGSFVKDGVIYGRDGRPLSQIPLIAPGAFVKEGVINTKEGKLLNQSLFKPDNVVIKDGVVHGSDGGVLAEGFLGPDGLTIKDGMVLGRDGKPAKNETFAPNGSYIKKGLIYAKNGKPLNQDSLVPEGASIKDGLIYNKDGKLMKAAFFKPDGSHIRDGRVYGKDGKPLNLSSALPDDSFIANGVIFESTGKPLDKDTFGSDGSYVAAGLIHGKDGKIVADGVFGPGGNRIKNGLVVDRDGRPVNQDDKGPDNMAIKDGKIVDADGNPKNQGSLVPDGCYIQSGVVYDKRENPLKEGAFKCDGSYIRDGLIYGWGGQLLNSGAELPAGSYVEEGRLYGKDGKPLNHSSFGPEGNSIENGFIYGKDKKPLHRGTFGNDGSTIQNGLIYGADGKPLNKRQTIITVTLVRYGLVCDKDGNPLESGIFDSEGSFIKKGKIYDSNGHPLNQSVYGSDGSFIKDGLIYGKNGKPLEKGPLIAETSFIKSGRVYAATGQPLTQEAFGPEGLKVIDGVVVDKAGTPIKNIQFDAEGNLVKDGLIYAPTGKPLDKKYTVISITLVRKGLVCDKDGKPVLQAPFGTDGSFIKDGKIYDKSGKPLNQEIFGNDGGFIKDGLIYASNGQVMDQDPISDETSYIEDGKIFGSNGLLLNQEKYGPESYRVVDGIVVDKNFQPLKQGTFGSDAVIKDGKVYGSDGKPLFKKFTVITITVVKRGLVCDKNGKPLVHGPFGTDGSYVKDGKIYDKAGKPLSQSSFGSDGSYIKNGVICSKDGKPLDQDVGADEDQHTYIDDGKIYNISGKALTTDSYGPYGFKVVDGVIYGRDGKPLASGTFDNDGNTIKGGKIFAKDGKPLTKESRIVTITFVKRGLVCNKDGKVLKDSPFDNDGNVVKDGKVYGTDGKPLTARYYGPDSIFIREGVIFSENGKPLNDRETGPEGSYVREGIVYAKNGKPLTQNPFGPEGCKVVAGVIYGKNGKPLDGTLFVNDGSYVKDGLIYSSDGKLDSKDNLTFMYKTVLVTIEPNAQSEENIANLVSAVNQGFYDDPRYKKFSGMSSFGKDAKIYPTSGGAYESGSGDDSDDDLDQYGEGKGDVIRELRGAAKINIPALKKTSIPTTPTIVKTTTKQSAVKDHEGVTQNIEEKVEDLTPGGTGQVTVSTHVNKGDQAGIVATETHVYTGEPDNNVTTTTTVPLVATESRKVALESEDGNYSATGEIVSSQTISSKTRTVETITYKTEKDGVVETRVEQKITIQSDGDPIDHDKALAEAIQEATDMNPDMTVEKIEIQQQTAQ